From the genome of Fimbriimonadaceae bacterium, one region includes:
- a CDS encoding ABC-F family ATP-binding cassette domain-containing protein produces the protein MLLNVSSIQKAFGPDEILRDATFRLDHRSKVALVGRNGAGKTTLLRILIGEEIKDGGNITWAKGARWGYLRQQHDDEPDQSVLEAASEARKHLLDLKTRLDELQVRIEDNPTPEELEEYSVLHEHFIEQDGYDAERQVLNMLEHFGFKPSEFEKRVSMLSGGERTRLNLARLLLEEPDVLILDEPTNHLDMDAAEWLEGWIREYRGSVLIVSHDRTFLNNTAEHVVELSEGKTKTYVGNYDRFEVLKAEEIARQGEVARRQQQQIGKMDEFVRRFMNSQRTAQARGREKLMNRLKSQMAETPQQESAMAAGFAQVARSGDIVLEAKKLGFAFPDEELFHGLDWTVRWQERWGIIGPNGSGKSTLTKIAQGELPPTVGSIRTGTKVVVGWFRQDAEDLDTEATPLETLVDVCGLGAAEARTVLGRFLISDDDALRPVRTLSGGERNKLQLAAITVMRPNLLILDEPTNHLDIASREALAKVLKDYQGTLILVSHDRWLLGEVTNNILDLQPSGPKLYPGGFNDYRARSGGQRSVVAESKQARQQQSVARPTLSPHEISKEIGRQTDALAKAEQAVFDAEADLAKLESQMANPDPNADFHALGKRHGELKQAVDEATEKWIATGERLDELKAMQG, from the coding sequence GTGCTGCTCAACGTCTCCAGCATCCAAAAAGCGTTTGGCCCCGATGAAATACTTCGGGATGCTACGTTTCGCCTGGACCATCGCAGCAAAGTCGCCTTGGTCGGGCGGAACGGGGCTGGCAAAACAACGCTTCTGCGCATTCTCATCGGGGAAGAAATCAAAGACGGCGGCAACATTACGTGGGCAAAGGGCGCGCGCTGGGGCTACCTTCGTCAGCAGCACGACGATGAGCCCGATCAAAGCGTCTTGGAGGCGGCTTCGGAGGCGCGGAAGCACTTGCTTGACCTCAAAACCCGCCTTGATGAACTTCAGGTGCGAATTGAGGACAACCCGACCCCGGAAGAGTTGGAAGAGTATTCGGTTCTTCATGAGCACTTTATCGAGCAGGACGGCTACGATGCCGAGCGGCAAGTTCTGAATATGCTGGAGCACTTTGGCTTCAAGCCCAGTGAATTTGAAAAGCGGGTCTCGATGTTAAGCGGGGGCGAACGGACGCGTCTTAACCTGGCGCGACTACTTCTCGAAGAGCCCGATGTTCTCATCCTCGACGAGCCAACGAACCACCTGGATATGGACGCGGCCGAGTGGCTGGAAGGGTGGATTCGGGAGTATCGCGGTTCGGTGCTGATCGTTTCGCACGATCGCACATTCCTCAACAACACCGCCGAGCACGTCGTCGAACTATCCGAGGGCAAGACAAAGACCTACGTGGGCAACTACGACCGCTTTGAGGTGCTGAAGGCCGAAGAGATTGCGCGACAAGGAGAGGTAGCCCGACGCCAGCAACAGCAAATCGGGAAGATGGATGAGTTTGTGCGGCGGTTTATGAACTCCCAGCGGACCGCTCAAGCCCGAGGTCGCGAAAAGCTCATGAACCGGCTCAAGTCGCAGATGGCGGAAACGCCACAGCAGGAAAGCGCGATGGCGGCGGGGTTTGCCCAGGTCGCACGGAGTGGGGATATCGTACTCGAAGCAAAGAAATTAGGCTTTGCCTTCCCGGATGAAGAGCTTTTTCATGGCCTGGATTGGACGGTGCGCTGGCAGGAGCGATGGGGGATCATCGGTCCGAACGGGAGTGGAAAATCCACGCTGACCAAGATTGCCCAGGGTGAGCTTCCTCCGACGGTTGGCTCAATTCGAACCGGAACAAAGGTCGTTGTGGGCTGGTTTCGGCAGGACGCCGAAGATTTGGACACTGAGGCGACACCCTTGGAGACATTGGTTGACGTGTGCGGCCTTGGAGCCGCCGAAGCTCGGACAGTGTTGGGCAGGTTTCTGATCTCCGATGACGACGCGTTACGCCCGGTTCGAACGCTCAGCGGAGGAGAACGGAACAAGCTCCAACTCGCGGCAATCACGGTGATGCGGCCCAACTTGTTGATTCTCGATGAGCCGACTAACCACCTGGACATAGCTTCGCGTGAGGCTCTCGCAAAGGTGTTGAAGGACTATCAGGGGACGTTGATTCTGGTCTCCCACGACCGTTGGTTGCTCGGTGAGGTCACGAACAACATTCTTGACCTCCAGCCGTCGGGACCGAAGCTGTATCCCGGCGGCTTTAACGACTACCGGGCACGGTCGGGAGGGCAACGCTCCGTCGTTGCCGAATCCAAACAGGCACGGCAACAACAAAGCGTAGCCCGCCCAACCCTGTCCCCCCATGAGATTAGCAAGGAGATAGGGCGGCAAACGGATGCCTTGGCCAAGGCTGAACAAGCCGTATTCGATGCTGAGGCGGACCTTGCCAAGCTTGAAAGCCAAATGGCGAACCCTGACCCCAATGCCGATTTTCACGCGCTCGGGAAAAGGCATGGTGAGCTAAAGCAAGCCGTCGATGAAGCTACGGAGAAGTGGATCGCTACCGGAGAGCGGTTGGACGAACTGAAGGCAATGCAGGGCTAG
- a CDS encoding nitroreductase family protein, translated as MFDETPQAAWNARLGTDPPPDLPDLGKFLNHRSVRKYKPDPVPEATVQGLIAAAQSAATSSNLQLWSVVSVQEPERREAIAKLCADQSQVREAAWFFAFLADHHRLIEAAKQVGEDPAGLDYEEFFIMALVDVALAAERMVCAAESLGLGICYIGAMRNDPPGVQQLLNLPEHVFSPFGLCVGWPEEPLTAEIKPKLSPDAVWFREAYQSDVDVSEYDARMQAFYESQGMKGEVTWSMRSGKRVNGSERSMSGRMVLKEFIQKQGFAKR; from the coding sequence ATGTTCGACGAAACTCCTCAAGCGGCGTGGAACGCTCGCCTCGGCACCGATCCGCCCCCAGACCTTCCCGATCTAGGCAAGTTCTTAAACCACCGCTCTGTGCGCAAATACAAGCCCGATCCGGTGCCAGAAGCCACCGTCCAAGGCTTGATCGCGGCAGCTCAAAGCGCGGCAACGAGCAGCAATCTGCAATTGTGGTCCGTGGTCAGCGTACAAGAGCCGGAACGCCGCGAGGCGATTGCCAAGCTCTGCGCCGACCAGAGCCAGGTACGGGAAGCAGCTTGGTTCTTTGCATTCCTTGCCGATCATCACCGCCTCATCGAAGCGGCAAAACAAGTAGGTGAAGACCCGGCAGGTCTGGACTACGAAGAGTTCTTTATCATGGCCTTGGTCGATGTGGCCCTCGCCGCAGAGAGGATGGTCTGCGCCGCCGAATCGCTTGGATTGGGCATCTGTTATATCGGTGCGATGCGCAATGATCCGCCCGGAGTCCAGCAACTCCTAAATCTCCCCGAGCACGTCTTTTCCCCGTTTGGGCTTTGTGTCGGTTGGCCCGAGGAGCCCTTGACCGCTGAGATCAAGCCCAAGCTCAGCCCGGATGCCGTTTGGTTCCGTGAGGCTTATCAAAGCGATGTGGATGTGTCCGAATATGATGCGCGGATGCAGGCGTTTTATGAGAGCCAAGGCATGAAGGGAGAGGTGACCTGGTCGATGCGGTCGGGCAAGAGGGTCAACGGCAGCGAGCGAAGCATGTCTGGGCGCATGGTGTTGAAGGAATTTATTCAGAAACAGGGATTTGCAAAGAGGTAG
- the selD gene encoding selenide, water dikinase SelD — protein sequence MLRRLPSVTHPGLLVGFETRDDAGVFALSEHQALVQTVDFFTPIVDDPYSYGAIAAANALSDIYAMGGKPLTVLNIACFNPTAAPPEVWADILLGAFEKTVEAGAVVMGGHSVEDDQPKFGMAVTGLVDPKKMFTNDTASPGDKIYLSKPLGTGVVTTAAKSDDCTKEELDEAIRWMSTLNKDASERGAAAGVSCATDITGFGLAGHLYNIARASSVHIQIDSASLPILPGVIGMIERGHTTGGARKNAEFIGKALDFQAEISDTMRALVCDPQTSGGLALFSKTPIEGYDCIGEVLRSSEPTISIR from the coding sequence GTGCTCCGACGACTCCCATCCGTGACTCACCCTGGCCTGCTCGTGGGTTTTGAAACCCGGGACGATGCGGGTGTCTTCGCGCTGTCTGAACATCAAGCTCTGGTCCAGACAGTCGACTTCTTTACTCCCATCGTTGACGACCCTTATTCCTACGGAGCGATTGCGGCGGCGAACGCCCTGAGCGACATCTATGCCATGGGAGGCAAGCCCTTAACGGTGCTCAATATCGCTTGCTTCAACCCCACCGCCGCCCCACCTGAAGTATGGGCCGATATTCTTCTCGGCGCATTCGAGAAGACTGTGGAAGCCGGAGCGGTTGTCATGGGTGGGCACAGCGTTGAAGACGATCAACCCAAGTTTGGCATGGCCGTAACCGGGCTTGTTGACCCCAAAAAGATGTTCACGAACGACACTGCTTCTCCAGGCGACAAGATCTATTTAAGCAAACCGCTTGGAACGGGCGTCGTTACAACAGCCGCCAAGTCCGACGACTGCACAAAGGAAGAGCTTGACGAAGCCATCCGCTGGATGTCCACCTTGAACAAGGACGCCAGCGAAAGGGGTGCTGCCGCCGGTGTATCTTGCGCGACAGATATCACAGGCTTCGGTCTTGCGGGACACCTCTACAATATCGCACGAGCCTCAAGCGTTCACATCCAGATTGATTCAGCGTCCTTGCCGATCCTGCCTGGCGTGATAGGCATGATCGAGCGGGGGCATACGACGGGCGGCGCAAGAAAGAACGCAGAGTTTATTGGCAAAGCCTTGGACTTTCAAGCGGAAATCTCCGACACGATGCGAGCTCTCGTTTGCGACCCTCAGACCAGCGGAGGGCTTGCTCTCTTCAGCAAAACTCCGATCGAAGGTTACGATTGTATTGGAGAGGTCTTAAGAAGTTCAGAGCCAACGATATCGATCCGCTAA
- a CDS encoding thymidine kinase, producing the protein MKSKPVGQITVVCGSMFAGKSEELIRLARRALYAKKKVQVFKPVIDARYHESMVVTHMGVKLEAIPVSSIAELENKIAQESQVICIEEAQFFDDSIVDLCVELADKGKHVVCAGLDQDFRRKPFGPMPKLLAVADEVIKLRAICVNCGNPASHTYRIVDGQPAHIDDPIVLIGATESYEARCRNCFKLRGVRKRKPDSKDDSEQ; encoded by the coding sequence ATGAAGAGTAAGCCCGTAGGCCAGATCACAGTCGTTTGCGGAAGCATGTTTGCGGGCAAATCCGAAGAGCTGATTCGCTTGGCTCGCAGGGCACTCTACGCCAAAAAGAAGGTTCAAGTCTTTAAGCCAGTCATCGACGCCCGTTATCACGAATCCATGGTCGTCACCCACATGGGCGTCAAACTTGAGGCTATCCCCGTGTCCTCCATTGCCGAACTTGAGAACAAGATTGCTCAGGAGTCACAAGTCATCTGTATCGAAGAGGCACAGTTCTTCGATGACTCCATAGTTGATCTATGCGTCGAACTTGCCGACAAGGGGAAGCACGTCGTCTGCGCCGGGCTAGACCAAGACTTTCGCAGGAAGCCATTTGGCCCGATGCCCAAGTTGCTCGCCGTAGCAGATGAAGTCATTAAGCTTCGTGCGATCTGTGTGAATTGCGGCAATCCCGCGAGCCACACCTACCGGATCGTTGACGGGCAGCCAGCGCACATTGACGATCCCATTGTTCTTATCGGCGCCACCGAGAGTTACGAGGCCCGGTGTCGGAACTGTTTCAAACTTCGGGGCGTACGAAAGCGTAAGCCTGATTCGAAGGATGACTCGGAGCAGTGA
- a CDS encoding zinc ribbon domain-containing protein produces the protein MPIYEYRCQACGKRFQALIGMTAEPDDEACPHCDSRDVARLVSRFIRGRSEDARVDEIADHLETMGEPDSPSQMRTLAKEMGKAMDDDMSEDLEAMFEADMEGKLDDEE, from the coding sequence ATGCCTATCTACGAATACCGATGCCAAGCCTGCGGAAAGCGGTTTCAAGCGTTGATCGGCATGACCGCCGAACCTGACGACGAAGCCTGTCCCCACTGCGACAGCCGTGACGTTGCCCGTCTCGTGAGCCGTTTTATACGGGGCCGTTCGGAGGATGCTCGGGTTGACGAGATCGCCGACCATCTGGAAACGATGGGGGAACCAGACAGCCCCTCACAAATGCGAACTCTTGCCAAAGAGATGGGCAAGGCCATGGACGACGACATGTCGGAAGACCTTGAGGCGATGTTCGAAGCCGATATGGAGGGCAAGCTCGACGATGAAGAGTAA
- a CDS encoding Rne/Rng family ribonuclease produces the protein MRNQRTTNKTKQTARSGRSTRQPRRTPVVRTPALNPKVEIVVNCTDRETRIAMLEDGNLMEYRVEREERVVGSIFKGIVQNVLPGMDAAFVDIGLERNAFLYVADIIPEDLSDNSPASMKRSELRRRKIADLLRSGQQLMVQVTKGPRGTKGARVTTRISLPGRYVVLMPEALHVGVSRKIEDRSERDRLKRVGEKICPEGYGLIMRTECEGRTETELKQDTYYLVQLWQQVMVNAKRVHAPASVHKDQTLLYRTIRDMFGDEMDRMVLDDPDEYEKVHLVSSLVAPNLRDKIDLYDKDAPIFDAYGIENELDRLLQHKVWLRSGAYLVVDEMEALTAIDINTGKQVGSTSLNDTILRANLEAAEEVCRQLRLRDLGGIIVIDFIDMESEEDRKRVIEHFKAMLARDRARTRVGRISSLGLVEITRKRTGESVTESTTEECPMCIGRGRIPSKETVSIWIERDMWRKITDPGNAFLVECHPAVVEALIGIDGENVEEMEHEMRRGIFIRANFDMEYEEYEITSTTLDKVERKYMGYRRAQVVECNVRRSAFEATNKIVGWTDNGYYIELMEAQDYIGQRAKVCLQDIRRSFAVADVILPGVPTQSRSIT, from the coding sequence ATGCGCAATCAGCGCACCACAAACAAGACAAAGCAAACTGCCCGATCAGGGCGATCTACTCGGCAACCCAGACGAACTCCGGTCGTTCGAACTCCCGCACTCAACCCAAAGGTCGAGATCGTTGTCAACTGCACCGATCGTGAAACACGCATCGCGATGCTTGAAGACGGCAACTTGATGGAGTATCGCGTCGAGCGAGAAGAGCGCGTTGTCGGCTCCATCTTTAAGGGAATCGTACAGAATGTTCTCCCCGGCATGGACGCCGCCTTCGTCGATATCGGCCTGGAGCGAAACGCGTTCCTTTACGTTGCCGACATTATTCCTGAGGATTTGAGTGACAACTCCCCCGCGTCAATGAAGCGATCTGAGCTTCGACGCCGCAAGATCGCTGACCTTCTCCGATCTGGCCAGCAGCTGATGGTTCAGGTCACGAAGGGCCCTCGCGGCACCAAAGGCGCTCGCGTGACAACAAGAATTTCTTTGCCAGGCCGTTACGTTGTGCTGATGCCCGAGGCTCTGCATGTTGGAGTGAGCCGAAAAATCGAAGACCGGTCCGAGCGAGATCGCCTGAAAAGGGTCGGCGAGAAGATCTGTCCGGAAGGGTACGGGCTCATCATGCGCACCGAGTGCGAAGGCCGCACTGAGACCGAGCTGAAGCAGGATACTTATTATCTCGTCCAGCTCTGGCAGCAGGTCATGGTGAATGCCAAGCGCGTCCATGCTCCAGCATCGGTTCACAAAGATCAGACTTTGCTTTACCGGACCATCCGCGACATGTTTGGCGATGAGATGGACCGGATGGTGCTGGACGATCCCGACGAGTACGAAAAGGTTCACCTCGTCAGTAGTTTGGTCGCCCCCAACTTGCGCGACAAGATTGATCTCTACGACAAGGACGCTCCCATTTTTGATGCCTACGGGATCGAGAATGAGTTAGACAGGCTCCTTCAGCATAAGGTTTGGCTTCGGTCCGGCGCTTACCTCGTTGTCGACGAGATGGAAGCCCTCACTGCTATTGACATCAACACAGGCAAGCAAGTGGGTTCGACGTCGCTCAACGACACGATCCTCCGCGCAAACCTTGAGGCCGCAGAAGAGGTTTGCCGTCAACTCCGATTGCGCGACCTCGGTGGCATCATCGTCATCGACTTTATCGACATGGAGTCGGAAGAGGATCGCAAGCGAGTCATTGAGCATTTTAAGGCCATGCTCGCGAGGGATCGTGCACGAACGCGTGTGGGCCGGATTTCTTCCCTTGGACTAGTTGAGATCACTCGCAAGCGAACAGGCGAATCAGTAACGGAGTCAACGACCGAAGAGTGTCCGATGTGCATCGGACGCGGTCGTATTCCTTCAAAGGAGACGGTTTCAATCTGGATTGAGCGTGATATGTGGCGCAAGATCACCGACCCGGGCAACGCATTCCTTGTCGAATGCCACCCTGCGGTAGTCGAGGCTCTGATCGGCATAGACGGCGAGAACGTTGAAGAGATGGAGCACGAGATGCGACGAGGCATTTTCATCCGTGCAAACTTCGACATGGAGTACGAGGAGTACGAAATCACCTCAACGACACTCGATAAGGTTGAGCGGAAGTATATGGGCTATCGACGGGCGCAGGTGGTCGAATGCAACGTCCGCCGATCCGCCTTTGAAGCCACCAACAAGATCGTGGGTTGGACCGATAACGGGTACTACATCGAACTGATGGAAGCCCAGGATTACATCGGTCAGCGGGCCAAGGTCTGTTTGCAGGATATCCGGCGTTCGTTTGCGGTTGCCGACGTCATCCTGCCGGGTGTGCCGACCCAGAGCCGCAGCATCACTTAG